The Pseudorhodobacter turbinis genome contains a region encoding:
- a CDS encoding arylesterase yields the protein MKSALRSCPALGYGAVRVIRNIVFTSILGLSVAAGAVFAETPRILALGDSLTAGYGLPQDEGFVPQLQAWLDKNGAKAQVLNAGVSGDTTAGGAARLEWALASGAEGLIVNLGGNDMLRGLDPSVARANLTQILQAAQDKGLPVLLVGMIAPSNYGADYKTEFEAIFPELSAQFNTLLLPVYFAPIAAQDGGIDPTFMQDDGIHPNAEGVLRVVAAMGPKVLELLAQTGG from the coding sequence ATGAAATCAGCCCTTCGGTCTTGCCCTGCCCTTGGATATGGGGCCGTGCGCGTAATACGCAACATTGTTTTTACGTCAATCCTCGGGCTTTCCGTCGCAGCAGGGGCGGTTTTTGCCGAAACGCCGCGCATTTTGGCGCTGGGTGACAGTTTGACGGCAGGCTACGGATTGCCGCAGGATGAGGGTTTCGTGCCGCAATTACAGGCTTGGCTGGATAAAAACGGCGCAAAAGCGCAGGTCCTGAATGCCGGCGTTTCGGGCGATACCACGGCAGGTGGGGCGGCACGGCTTGAATGGGCGCTGGCCTCAGGTGCCGAAGGTTTGATCGTAAATCTGGGCGGCAATGACATGCTGCGCGGGCTGGACCCATCGGTCGCACGCGCCAACCTCACGCAGATTTTACAAGCCGCACAAGACAAGGGCCTGCCAGTCTTGCTGGTCGGCATGATCGCACCCAGCAATTACGGTGCCGATTATAAAACCGAGTTCGAGGCAATCTTTCCCGAGCTGAGCGCCCAGTTCAACACCTTGCTGCTGCCGGTCTATTTCGCGCCCATCGCGGCACAAGATGGCGGGATTGATCCGACCTTTATGCAAGACGACGGTATCCACCCCAATGCCGAAGGCGTGCTGCGCGTCGTCGCGGCTATGGGCCCGAAAGTATTGGAGCTATTGGCGCAGACGGGCGGCTGA
- a CDS encoding FAD-binding oxidoreductase — MNLIAELTELLGPTHVLTGADCAAYTKDWTGKYTSDPVAVARPANTAEVSETLKLAARHGVDVVPVSGRTGLVGGAMTRGGLMISVERLNKIRELRPETRIAIVEAGVILDRLHSAAEAEGLYFPLWFGARGSAMIGGVLSTNAGGSNVLRYGSTRALCLGLEVVLADGRVLNLMSELHKDNSGYDLRNLFIGAEGTLGIVTAAVMKLVPQPRAYATATLAAKSLPDALVLLNRLQEATGGAVEAFEYMPASYMNGLAAARPDIRQPFTPPYPVTILVELGATAPRDATPSDTGEIPVTLLLQEVLAEMMEEGMVLDAEIAQTEAQRKAMWERRELAAEVMFAPKFVIGTDIALPLEQVETFLTRMAARLPLLDADAQDMCVAHLGDGNLHYSVYASGDDPVLHDQMVEAVEDEVAALRGSFSAEHGVGLSKRPSMARRKDPVALDVMRSIKAALDPDNRMNPGKVIPDRA, encoded by the coding sequence ATGAATTTGATCGCTGAACTGACCGAACTTCTGGGCCCCACCCATGTGCTGACAGGTGCCGATTGCGCCGCCTATACCAAGGACTGGACCGGAAAATACACCAGCGATCCGGTGGCCGTGGCCCGCCCCGCCAACACGGCTGAGGTGTCCGAGACGCTGAAACTTGCAGCCCGCCACGGGGTTGATGTGGTGCCTGTTTCCGGGCGAACCGGGCTTGTCGGCGGTGCCATGACGCGTGGCGGCTTGATGATCAGCGTGGAACGTCTGAACAAAATCCGCGAGCTGCGCCCCGAAACACGGATCGCCATTGTCGAGGCAGGCGTCATCCTTGACCGCCTGCACAGCGCCGCCGAGGCAGAGGGGCTTTACTTTCCGCTGTGGTTCGGCGCGCGGGGATCAGCGATGATTGGCGGAGTGCTTTCGACCAATGCCGGCGGATCAAACGTGCTGCGCTACGGGTCCACCCGCGCTTTGTGCTTGGGGCTGGAGGTGGTTCTGGCCGACGGTCGCGTCCTGAATTTGATGAGCGAGCTGCACAAGGACAATTCCGGCTATGACCTGCGCAACCTGTTTATCGGGGCCGAGGGCACGCTTGGCATCGTCACAGCCGCCGTTATGAAGCTGGTGCCGCAGCCGCGCGCCTATGCCACGGCCACGCTTGCAGCAAAATCGCTGCCCGATGCGCTGGTCCTGCTGAACCGGTTGCAAGAGGCAACGGGGGGGGCCGTGGAGGCGTTTGAATATATGCCCGCCTCTTATATGAACGGTCTGGCTGCGGCGCGCCCCGATATCCGCCAGCCCTTTACCCCGCCCTATCCCGTGACCATTCTGGTCGAACTGGGCGCCACCGCCCCGCGTGATGCCACCCCAAGCGACACCGGCGAAATCCCTGTCACCCTATTGTTGCAAGAGGTTCTGGCCGAGATGATGGAAGAGGGCATGGTCCTCGACGCAGAAATCGCCCAGACCGAGGCACAGCGCAAAGCCATGTGGGAACGCCGCGAACTGGCCGCCGAAGTGATGTTTGCCCCGAAATTTGTAATCGGGACCGATATCGCCCTGCCGCTGGAACAGGTGGAAACCTTCCTGACGCGTATGGCAGCCCGCTTGCCCCTCTTGGATGCGGATGCGCAGGATATGTGCGTGGCGCATTTGGGTGACGGCAATCTGCATTACTCGGTCTACGCCAGCGGCGACGACCCCGTGTTGCACGACCAGATGGTCGAGGCGGTCGAGGATGAGGTCGCGGCCCTGCGCGGAAGTTTCTCGGCGGAACATGGCGTTGGCCTGTCCAAGCGCCCCTCGATGGCGCGGCGCAAAGACCCCGTGGCGCTGGATGTCATGCGCAGCATCAAGGCAGCCCTTGACCCCGACAACCGGATGAACCCCGGCAAGGTTATCCCTGATCGCGCCTGA
- the hemC gene encoding hydroxymethylbilane synthase codes for MKNALPSPARPLRIGTRGSLLAMWQAHEVRRSLMVAHDLSEDAFEVVVIKVTGDMIQDRALKEIGGKGLFTREIEEALLDGGIDIAVHSMKDMPTQQPPGLTLDCYLPREDVRDAFVSNTINALSELPQGAVVGSSSLRRRSQLALRRPDLKLVEFRGNVQTRMKKLDDGVAVATFLAMAGLNRLGMAHVAKSAIEPEEMLPAVAQGAIGIERRTDDAAVTALLEAIHCTPTGHRVTAERAFLAELDGSCETPIAALALLEGDTLWLRGEVLRPDGTESIAGDIRGPIADGPQMGRDLARQLKARAPSGFFDWH; via the coding sequence ATGAAAAATGCACTCCCCTCCCCCGCCCGTCCGTTGCGCATTGGTACCCGTGGTTCGCTCTTGGCGATGTGGCAAGCGCATGAGGTCCGCCGCAGCCTGATGGTGGCCCATGATCTGTCCGAAGACGCCTTTGAGGTGGTGGTGATCAAGGTCACCGGCGATATGATCCAGGATCGCGCGCTGAAGGAAATCGGCGGCAAGGGCCTGTTTACCCGCGAGATCGAAGAGGCACTGTTGGATGGCGGCATCGATATTGCCGTCCATTCGATGAAGGATATGCCGACGCAGCAACCCCCCGGCCTGACGCTCGATTGTTATCTGCCGCGTGAGGATGTGCGCGATGCGTTTGTGTCCAATACCATCAACGCCTTGTCAGAACTGCCGCAAGGCGCCGTTGTCGGCTCCAGCAGCTTGCGGCGGCGGTCACAGCTTGCATTGCGGCGCCCTGACCTGAAGCTGGTAGAGTTTCGCGGCAACGTTCAGACGCGGATGAAAAAGCTGGATGACGGTGTGGCGGTTGCGACATTTCTTGCCATGGCGGGGCTGAACCGTTTGGGCATGGCCCATGTTGCAAAATCCGCGATTGAGCCCGAAGAGATGCTGCCCGCCGTCGCCCAAGGCGCGATTGGTATTGAGCGGCGCACAGATGATGCAGCCGTGACCGCATTGCTAGAGGCGATCCACTGCACCCCGACCGGCCACCGCGTCACCGCCGAGCGTGCCTTTCTGGCAGAGCTTGACGGGTCTTGCGAAACCCCGATTGCGGCGCTGGCGTTGCTGGAGGGCGACACGCTTTGGCTGCGCGGTGAGGTTTTGCGTCCCGATGGCACGGAATCCATTGCGGGCGATATTCGCGGACCGATTGCCGACGGGCCGCAGATGGGGCGCGATTTGGCGCGGCAGTTGAAGGCGCGCGCGCCGAGTGGCTTCTTTGACTGGCACTGA
- the hemE gene encoding uroporphyrinogen decarboxylase yields MTEKTILRALKGETLPTPPIWMMRQAGRYLPEYRATRAQAGDFLKLCYNPELAAEVTLQPIRRYGFDAAILFADILLLPQALGADLWFVTGEGPRLSTITDMAGVQALRPTADIHETLSPIYETVKILAQELPPQTTLIGFAGAPWTVATYMIAGRGTPDQAPAHKLKDTDRAAFAALIDRITDGTIEYLDAQIRAGAEVIKLFDSWAGSLKAQDFHDFALLPTKRIIAELKSRHPGIPIIAFPREAGDGYIGFAKATGADCVALDNSVTPEWGAANVQVDGCVQGNLASRHMVTGGQALVDETRQIVKAFSGGPHIFNLGHGITPDADPDNVSRMIDAVRGR; encoded by the coding sequence ATGACCGAGAAAACCATCCTGCGCGCGCTGAAAGGCGAAACCCTGCCGACGCCCCCGATCTGGATGATGCGTCAAGCCGGGCGCTATTTGCCGGAATATCGCGCCACCCGCGCACAGGCCGGCGATTTCCTGAAGCTGTGCTACAACCCCGAACTGGCGGCCGAGGTGACATTGCAACCCATCCGCCGCTACGGCTTTGATGCGGCCATCCTTTTTGCCGATATTTTGCTGCTGCCACAAGCGCTTGGGGCGGACCTGTGGTTTGTCACCGGCGAGGGGCCGCGCCTTTCGACCATTACGGATATGGCGGGTGTGCAGGCCCTGCGCCCCACCGCCGACATCCATGAGACCTTGTCACCCATCTATGAAACCGTGAAAATTCTGGCACAGGAATTGCCGCCCCAGACCACGCTGATCGGCTTTGCCGGCGCGCCATGGACGGTGGCCACCTATATGATTGCAGGGCGCGGCACCCCCGATCAAGCCCCGGCGCATAAGCTGAAAGATACCGACCGCGCGGCCTTTGCTGCGCTGATTGACCGCATCACCGATGGCACGATCGAATATCTGGATGCACAGATCCGTGCCGGCGCCGAGGTTATCAAACTGTTCGATTCATGGGCCGGCAGCCTGAAGGCGCAAGATTTCCACGATTTCGCCTTGCTTCCGACCAAGCGCATCATTGCCGAACTGAAATCCCGTCACCCCGGCATTCCTATCATCGCCTTCCCGCGTGAGGCGGGCGACGGCTATATCGGCTTTGCCAAGGCCACAGGGGCAGATTGCGTGGCGCTGGACAATTCTGTGACGCCAGAATGGGGTGCGGCAAATGTGCAGGTCGATGGCTGTGTGCAAGGTAACCTTGCTTCGCGGCATATGGTGACGGGCGGGCAGGCGCTGGTGGATGAAACCCGCCAGATCGTCAAAGCCTTTTCCGGCGGTCCGCATATCTTTAACCTTGGGCATGGTATCACACCCGATGCCGATCCCGATAACGTATCGCGCATGATCGATGCTGTTCGGGGCCGGTAA
- a CDS encoding DUF6880 family protein — protein sequence MSKKTLNQTNLEGLGAARLAALLMEVSTGSADIKRRLRLELSHNLGAAELAHEVRKRLISLRKARSFVSWRKRKALVKDLETQLSMIIDKIAAEDAPAAFDLLWEFVDLAPSIYARVDDSRGEVGDVFRAARGQFTDIAPRAMPDPMALADRIWTALQDNSYGEWDGIIACLAPALGPEGLARLKAAVEAHDQTEPPFIRALRRESGQTTTRKSRLIKRCLQEIATAMGDTAAYISQYSKDDLTRKDIAAEVAMLLVKTKPKAALDLLQKADQDGRDYGQETWDAAYIACLTALGRIDDAQTHRWASFTTNLNPAPLRDYLKLLPDFDDIEAEGRAKEHVLAWPNTSAALKFCRDWPDLLTAAQLIETRAEDINGDHYLLLTPLAEALCARHPRAAVLLWRAMIDDTLERARTSRYAHAASHLVDCTALDAEIAEYGPFPTHAEYLQTLKSRHIRKSSFWAQVG from the coding sequence ATGTCAAAAAAGACCCTGAACCAAACCAATCTTGAAGGGCTGGGCGCGGCCCGTCTGGCGGCCCTGCTGATGGAAGTCAGCACGGGCAGCGCCGATATCAAACGCCGTTTGCGGCTGGAGCTAAGCCATAACCTCGGCGCGGCAGAGCTGGCCCATGAGGTGCGCAAACGGCTGATCTCTTTGCGTAAAGCCCGCAGCTTTGTCAGCTGGCGCAAACGCAAGGCGCTGGTCAAGGATCTTGAAACCCAACTGTCGATGATCATCGATAAAATCGCGGCCGAGGATGCCCCCGCCGCCTTTGATCTGTTGTGGGAATTTGTGGACCTTGCCCCATCCATCTATGCGCGCGTCGATGATAGCCGCGGCGAGGTTGGCGATGTCTTTCGCGCCGCCCGCGGCCAATTCACAGATATCGCACCCCGCGCAATGCCGGACCCCATGGCGCTGGCCGATCGCATCTGGACCGCCTTGCAAGATAACAGCTACGGGGAATGGGATGGGATCATCGCCTGTCTCGCCCCTGCGCTTGGCCCTGAAGGCTTGGCGCGGCTAAAGGCGGCGGTAGAGGCGCATGACCAAACGGAGCCGCCCTTTATACGCGCCTTGCGCCGTGAAAGCGGCCAGACCACGACCCGAAAGTCGCGGCTCATCAAGCGCTGCCTGCAAGAGATTGCCACCGCCATGGGCGATACCGCCGCCTATATCTCTCAATATTCCAAGGATGATCTGACCCGCAAAGATATCGCCGCCGAGGTCGCCATGTTGCTGGTTAAAACCAAACCCAAAGCCGCGCTGGACCTGTTGCAAAAGGCCGATCAGGACGGGCGCGATTACGGGCAAGAGACATGGGACGCCGCCTATATCGCCTGCCTCACCGCCCTCGGGCGGATCGATGATGCGCAAACCCATCGCTGGGCCAGTTTTACCACCAATCTGAACCCCGCCCCTTTGCGCGATTACCTCAAGCTCTTGCCTGATTTCGACGATATCGAGGCCGAGGGCCGCGCCAAAGAGCATGTGCTGGCTTGGCCGAACACCTCTGCCGCGCTGAAATTCTGCCGCGATTGGCCGGACCTGTTGACCGCCGCCCAATTGATTGAGACCCGCGCTGAAGACATCAACGGCGATCACTACCTGCTGCTGACCCCGCTGGCCGAGGCGCTGTGCGCCCGTCACCCCCGCGCAGCCGTTTTGCTTTGGCGTGCCATGATTGACGACACACTTGAACGGGCGCGCACCTCGCGCTACGCCCATGCGGCTAGCCACCTTGTCGATTGCACCGCGCTTGATGCCGAGATCGCGGAGTATGGACCTTTTCCAACCCATGCCGAATACCTTCAAACGCTGAAATCACGGCACATACGGAAATCTTCCTTCTGGGCGCAGGTCGGGTAA
- a CDS encoding glutathionylspermidine synthase family protein, with protein sequence MKKITLPERPNWRDHAREVGFSFADMHGEPYWDESSAYAFTLDQIETDIEDPATELHAMCREAVAHILANEPLMEKLAIPEAHRDLIATSWRRGDPEIYGRFDLVYDGKGPAKLLEYNADTPTSLYESAAFQWQWLEDQLAAGVLEPGSDQFNGLHEALVERFKAVFEPESELHFTAIGGNPEDYATVEAMGWAAREAGLGAHYCDLEKIAISKDGQFLDDEDRVIGVLFKLYPWEDLLRDEYANHIAGSRCLFLEPAWKALLSNKGLLPVLWSMFEGHPNLLPAFFEADINDALAGRGPAAPDIAESFGRAADQLAKGHVCKPVFSREGASVSIIKNGELVEEAQNNAYAEHPRIVQAYTPLPQFEGFRPVIGAWIIGETCAGIGIREDRSRITQDLSRFKPHFISA encoded by the coding sequence ATGAAGAAAATCACTTTGCCAGAGCGCCCAAATTGGCGCGACCATGCCCGCGAGGTTGGCTTCAGCTTTGCCGATATGCATGGCGAACCCTATTGGGACGAATCCTCGGCCTATGCCTTTACGCTGGACCAGATCGAGACCGATATTGAGGACCCCGCGACAGAGCTGCACGCGATGTGCCGCGAGGCTGTTGCCCATATCCTTGCCAATGAACCGCTGATGGAAAAGCTGGCCATCCCCGAGGCACACCGCGACCTGATCGCCACAAGCTGGCGACGCGGTGATCCTGAAATCTATGGGCGGTTTGATTTGGTTTATGACGGCAAGGGGCCAGCCAAGCTGTTGGAATATAACGCAGATACGCCGACCTCGCTGTATGAAAGCGCTGCCTTTCAATGGCAATGGCTGGAGGATCAGCTTGCCGCCGGCGTGTTGGAGCCGGGCTCTGATCAGTTCAACGGGTTGCATGAGGCGCTTGTGGAACGGTTCAAAGCTGTGTTTGAACCGGAAAGCGAGCTGCATTTCACCGCCATTGGTGGCAACCCCGAAGATTACGCCACCGTAGAGGCCATGGGCTGGGCCGCGCGTGAGGCAGGTTTGGGCGCGCATTATTGCGACCTCGAGAAAATAGCCATCAGCAAGGACGGTCAGTTTCTGGATGACGAAGACCGTGTGATCGGCGTGCTGTTCAAACTCTACCCTTGGGAAGACCTTTTGCGCGATGAATATGCCAACCATATCGCGGGCTCTCGCTGTCTGTTTCTGGAACCGGCATGGAAGGCGCTTTTGTCCAACAAAGGCCTATTGCCCGTGCTTTGGAGTATGTTTGAGGGCCACCCCAACCTGCTGCCCGCTTTCTTTGAGGCCGACATCAACGACGCGCTGGCCGGTCGTGGCCCCGCCGCGCCGGATATTGCCGAAAGTTTCGGGCGCGCGGCTGACCAGCTTGCCAAGGGGCATGTCTGCAAACCCGTCTTTTCACGCGAAGGGGCGTCCGTCTCTATCATCAAAAACGGGGAGTTGGTCGAGGAGGCGCAGAATAATGCCTACGCCGAACATCCGCGCATCGTCCAAGCCTACACCCCCTTGCCGCAGTTTGAGGGCTTTCGCCCCGTGATCGGCGCATGGATTATTGGGGAGACCTGCGCGGGCATCGGCATCCGCGAGGATCGTTCCCGCATCACCCAAGACCTGTCGCGCTTTAAGCCGCATTTTATTTCTGCGTGA
- a CDS encoding DUF1190 domain-containing protein — translation MKRSSRVAITIMGAAAFTLAGCQEEQVDAQAFPDLRSCINAAQNGGMFTAEDCDASFAEAEALHVEAAPRYDSIAVCEEQHGEGACGSEEAATQGGSGSIFMPLMMGYLIGNMLGGGRGAAASQPMYKTADGKYTNAARSSTFSSNSGAGKLSTSQFTKPAATAGKAPMTRATATSRGGFGSSSSGRTSSGG, via the coding sequence ATGAAACGTTCCAGCCGCGTTGCCATCACCATTATGGGCGCTGCCGCCTTCACGCTTGCGGGCTGCCAAGAAGAGCAGGTCGATGCGCAGGCCTTTCCTGACCTGCGAAGCTGCATTAACGCCGCCCAAAACGGTGGCATGTTCACCGCCGAGGATTGCGACGCCTCCTTTGCCGAGGCAGAGGCCCTGCATGTTGAGGCGGCCCCCCGCTATGACAGCATTGCCGTTTGCGAAGAGCAGCACGGCGAAGGCGCTTGCGGATCGGAAGAGGCGGCCACCCAAGGCGGATCGGGCAGCATCTTTATGCCTTTGATGATGGGTTATCTTATCGGCAATATGCTGGGGGGCGGACGGGGTGCTGCGGCCAGTCAGCCTATGTATAAAACCGCCGACGGGAAATATACCAACGCCGCACGCTCCAGCACGTTTTCCAGCAACTCAGGGGCCGGGAAGCTAAGCACGTCGCAATTCACCAAGCCTGCCGCGACCGCAGGCAAGGCACCGATGACCCGCGCAACCGCCACATCGCGCGGTGGGTTCGGCTCTTCCAGCTCGGGGCGCACCAGCTCTGGCGGTTAA
- a CDS encoding YtoQ family protein, whose product MALNVYLAGEIHSNWRDEIAAGCEGLDVVFSGPVTDHAASDDCGVAIMGPEENKFWHDHKGAKLNAIRTRHDLAAADVVVVRFGDKYKQWNAAFDAGQAAALGKSLIVLHGADHQHALKEVDAAALAVVEHPAQVAQILRYVLKGQLPT is encoded by the coding sequence ATGGCGCTAAACGTATATCTTGCAGGTGAGATTCACAGCAATTGGCGGGATGAGATTGCCGCGGGCTGCGAAGGTCTTGATGTTGTGTTCAGCGGCCCTGTTACCGATCATGCGGCATCGGATGATTGCGGCGTGGCCATTATGGGCCCCGAGGAAAACAAGTTCTGGCATGACCACAAAGGTGCCAAGCTGAACGCAATCCGCACGCGGCACGATCTGGCGGCGGCGGATGTGGTCGTGGTGCGTTTTGGCGATAAGTACAAGCAGTGGAATGCGGCGTTTGATGCGGGGCAGGCGGCGGCCCTTGGCAAATCACTGATCGTGCTGCATGGCGCGGACCATCAGCACGCCCTCAAAGAGGTGGACGCAGCCGCCTTGGCCGTGGTGGAACACCCCGCCCAAGTCGCCCAGATCCTGCGCTACGTGCTAAAAGGCCAGCTGCCCACTTAA
- a CDS encoding alpha-hydroxy acid oxidase yields the protein MPVITCIDDLKRLHKRRTPKMFYDYAESGSYTEQTFRDNTSDFAKLRLRQRVAVDMSGRSTQSQMIGEDVAMPVALAPVGLTGMQHADGEILAAKAAEKMGVPFTLSTMSICSIEDVAEHTTKPFWFQVYTLRDDDFMRRLFERARAANCSAIVITVDLQILGQRHKDLKNGLSAPPKLTPASIANMMTKVQWGLGMLQTKRRFFGNIVGHAKGVSDPTDLAAWTAEAFDMSLDWARIAQFKEMWGGKIILKGIMDADDARKALAVGADAIVVSNHGGRQLDGAPSAISALPSIIDAVGDKIEVHMDSGIRSGQDVLKALALGAKGTYIGRAFVNGLGAMGEAGVTKSLEVIQKELLTTMGLVGERRIDGLGRHNLLIPKGFEGDWEE from the coding sequence ATGCCCGTAATCACTTGCATCGATGACCTGAAGCGCCTGCACAAACGCCGCACGCCGAAAATGTTCTATGATTACGCAGAAAGCGGCAGCTACACCGAACAGACCTTTCGCGACAACACATCAGATTTCGCAAAGCTGCGGCTGCGCCAGCGGGTTGCGGTGGATATGTCAGGCCGCAGCACCCAAAGCCAGATGATCGGTGAAGATGTCGCAATGCCCGTCGCCCTCGCGCCGGTCGGATTGACCGGAATGCAGCACGCCGACGGTGAAATTCTGGCCGCCAAAGCCGCCGAGAAAATGGGCGTGCCCTTCACCTTGTCGACCATGAGCATCTGTTCCATCGAGGATGTTGCCGAGCATACAACCAAACCCTTCTGGTTTCAGGTCTATACCCTCAGGGATGATGATTTCATGCGCCGTCTGTTTGAACGCGCACGGGCGGCAAATTGTTCGGCCATCGTTATCACGGTGGATTTGCAGATATTGGGACAGCGCCACAAAGACCTCAAGAACGGGCTGTCGGCCCCGCCCAAGCTGACGCCTGCCTCCATCGCCAATATGATGACCAAGGTGCAATGGGGCCTTGGCATGTTGCAAACCAAGCGGCGGTTCTTTGGTAATATCGTGGGCCATGCCAAGGGCGTCTCTGACCCCACCGATCTGGCGGCTTGGACGGCAGAGGCCTTTGATATGTCGCTTGATTGGGCGCGGATCGCGCAATTCAAGGAAATGTGGGGCGGCAAGATCATTCTGAAAGGCATCATGGATGCCGATGATGCCCGCAAAGCGCTGGCTGTGGGGGCCGATGCGATTGTGGTTTCCAACCACGGCGGGCGACAACTGGATGGTGCGCCCTCCGCAATCTCGGCGCTGCCAAGCATTATTGATGCGGTTGGCGACAAGATCGAGGTCCATATGGATAGCGGTATCCGTTCAGGGCAGGATGTGCTCAAGGCGCTGGCATTGGGGGCCAAGGGCACCTACATCGGGCGTGCTTTTGTCAACGGGCTGGGCGCGATGGGTGAGGCAGGCGTGACCAAATCGCTGGAAGTCATCCAGAAAGAGTTGCTGACAACGATGGGCCTTGTGGGCGAACGCCGCATTGACGGCCTTGGGCGGCATAACCTTCTAATACCCAAAGGGTTCGAAGGCGATTGGGAGGAATGA
- a CDS encoding 50S ribosomal protein L25/general stress protein Ctc, whose product MAKEIPDLVAEARVGTGKGAARQARRDEMVPGIVYGGGADPLPLNIKYNYLIKHLKAGRFLSTLFNLKVEGQEDVRVICRHVQRDVVKDIPLHLDLMRLRRTSRIKLFIHVDFINHEAAPGLKRGGTLVAVRNEVELEVTAGDIPEKITVDLTGLNIGDVVHIQDIKLPAGAKPTVDRNFVIANISAPSGLRSSDNEEGDDAEEAAAEE is encoded by the coding sequence ATGGCAAAAGAGATCCCGGATCTTGTAGCCGAGGCACGCGTGGGGACAGGCAAGGGGGCCGCCCGCCAAGCTCGTCGTGACGAAATGGTGCCCGGTATTGTTTATGGTGGTGGTGCTGACCCGTTGCCGCTGAACATCAAGTACAACTACTTGATCAAGCACCTGAAGGCAGGCCGTTTCCTTTCGACCCTGTTCAACCTCAAGGTTGAAGGTCAGGAAGACGTGCGCGTTATCTGCCGTCACGTTCAGCGCGACGTTGTAAAGGACATTCCTTTGCACCTCGACCTGATGCGTTTGCGTCGGACCAGCCGCATCAAGCTGTTCATTCACGTGGACTTCATCAACCACGAAGCAGCCCCCGGCCTCAAGCGCGGCGGCACTTTGGTTGCTGTGCGTAACGAAGTTGAACTGGAAGTCACCGCAGGCGATATCCCCGAAAAGATCACTGTTGATCTGACCGGTCTGAACATCGGCGACGTGGTCCACATCCAAGACATCAAACTTCCCGCAGGCGCCAAGCCAACGGTTGACCGTAACTTTGTTATCGCGAACATCTCGGCCCCATCGGGCTTGCGTTCCAGCGACAACGAAGAAGGTGATGATGCCGAAGAGGCAGCAGCCGAAGAATAA
- the pth gene encoding aminoacyl-tRNA hydrolase translates to MKLFVGLGNPGTKYAGNRHNIGFMAMDRIAADHGFTPWKKAFKGLVSEGRLGDARVLLLKPETFMNLSGQAVQSAMAFHKTALEDVVVFHDELDLAPGKMRLKQGGGHAGHNGLRSIHACVGEAYGRVRLGIGHPGHKDAVANYVLHDFAKADQDWLDDLLRGLSDGAEALAAGDGPKFSNAVALRTAPPRPSTGQARPEGKTPRKPPEPKPVKPEAAPETDSRSALQKLADRFR, encoded by the coding sequence ATGAAACTCTTTGTCGGTCTGGGCAATCCCGGCACGAAATATGCAGGCAACCGCCACAATATCGGCTTCATGGCGATGGACCGGATCGCGGCCGACCATGGGTTCACCCCGTGGAAAAAGGCGTTCAAAGGGCTGGTGTCCGAAGGGCGGTTGGGGGACGCGCGTGTTCTGCTTTTGAAACCGGAAACCTTCATGAACCTGTCGGGGCAGGCCGTGCAATCGGCGATGGCCTTTCACAAGACCGCGCTGGAAGACGTCGTGGTTTTCCATGATGAGCTGGACCTCGCCCCCGGCAAGATGCGCCTCAAACAGGGCGGCGGCCATGCTGGGCACAACGGGCTACGCTCCATCCATGCTTGTGTCGGGGAGGCTTACGGCCGTGTGCGTCTTGGCATCGGCCATCCGGGCCATAAGGATGCGGTTGCCAATTACGTGCTACATGATTTCGCCAAGGCCGATCAGGACTGGCTGGATGACCTGCTGCGTGGATTGTCCGACGGGGCAGAGGCACTGGCCGCAGGCGACGGGCCAAAATTTTCTAACGCTGTGGCCCTGCGCACCGCCCCCCCGCGCCCCTCTACCGGACAGGCGCGCCCCGAGGGCAAAACCCCGCGCAAACCGCCAGAACCGAAACCCGTCAAGCCCGAAGCCGCCCCCGAAACAGACAGCCGCAGCGCCTTGCAAAAATTGGCCGATAGGTTTCGCTAA
- a CDS encoding DUF2237 family protein: MTKYQSTNVLGEALESCSTSPVTGFFRNGCCDTSADDAGMHTVCAVMTAEFLALSKYLGNDLSTPRPEFGFAGLKSGDRWCLCAARFLQAHEEGAAPRVHLAGTHIRTLEIVSLKILQSYALD, from the coding sequence ATGACCAAATACCAATCGACCAACGTACTAGGCGAGGCATTAGAAAGCTGTTCCACATCGCCCGTTACCGGATTTTTTCGCAACGGCTGCTGTGATACCAGCGCGGATGATGCCGGTATGCACACCGTCTGCGCCGTGATGACAGCCGAGTTTCTGGCCCTTTCGAAATATCTGGGCAATGACCTGTCCACACCCCGCCCCGAATTCGGCTTTGCTGGCCTAAAATCCGGGGATCGCTGGTGTCTTTGTGCCGCACGGTTCTTGCAAGCGCATGAGGAAGGGGCCGCACCCCGCGTACACCTCGCCGGCACCCATATTCGCACATTGGAAATCGTCAGCCTGAAAATCCTGCAAAGCTATGCATTGGACTAG